Below is a window of Numenius arquata chromosome 28, bNumArq3.hap1.1, whole genome shotgun sequence DNA.
tcaggagatgctgccagccccacaccagtcCCTGTCCCAGCCTCACACTGGTCCCACCAGCCTTGCAGGCAGCCCTGGCCCCACACGGCTACCACTGGCCCTGCGttagcagcagctcccaccccacacctgCTCGAACAAGCTCCAGGAGCTCACCATCCAGGCCAGCGCTCTTGGTCCTGCtctgacacagctctgctcccaccccaggctcTCCACCCAACACAGGAATCCACCCAAACCCTCACGCATCCGCAACAGcccctcactcaccatttcccattCCCTCCTCAGCACGGCCAGCGAGGCCCCACGCGAggagcactgctcctggctccactccCAGCTCCCCTGGTCCCTCGAGAAGTAGTAGCAGACATTGCGGTACCCGACCCAGCCATCAGGACACGCCAGCACCGGAGCCACAGGCACAGCTGGATCCCCTCCATGTCTtcctgctggagagggaagggcagaagGGCAGAGGATTGGGCTCCgcagggaccaggggacacagctgcgtggggcagggaaggaggcagccgctcctcccttacctgagaGTACAGCAACAGCCGCGGCCAGAGCCAGGaccagagccaccagcacagACACCACCAGGACCCACAGATGATGTGGATACAGCTTGTCTGGAGGGGGAAAGAGTCACTCAGGGTGAGGATGGTGCTGTCCCCCTCCCAACCCCAACACCAGCTGCTCAGGAAACATGGCAGGGACCCCACAGACCCTTTTACCACCCCCACACATCCTTTTACCCCCCTCCcactcagctgcagcttctcagtCCCCTCCCTGGGCACAGGAACTGCCATGGGGCCgttcccagctggcagcaaggaacagtcacacagagcagggacaaggctgtcaccacacacacactgggggacagcctgcagcaggagagctgccagacAGACAGAGATGGGGGGGCTGCTACAGCCACCCCCAGTGAGGACCGAGCAGAATACGAGGATATTTCCAGacagctggaagaagcctcacaCTTGCCAGCCCCAGTCCTCACGGGGTGACACAGCCATGGGGACACTGTCCCCTCCCAACAGGGGGGACCCTGCACTCACCCAGGACTCTTCCGTGAATCCTtctgcctgcagccccaggcacctCTGGGTGGGGGGACGCTCCTCCCTCAGGGGGACTCAGGGGCTCCTCCACGTTCCCATCCCTGGAGCAGAAACCgttcctctcccccatggcgCCCTGGAAAGGGAAATCCCTTGGCTCACAACAAGCAAGACCTTGCGCCCAAGGGATCGCAACTGCTGCCAAAGCCTGTCACCCCACAGGGACACCCAGCGacaccctgtccctgctccccctgGGAGCCTGTCCCCAGCAAGTCGGGCAACAAACGAGGCCTCCGGG
It encodes the following:
- the LOC141476185 gene encoding C-type lectin domain family 2 member B-like, which codes for MGERNGFCSRDGNVEEPLSPPEGGASPHPEVPGAAGRRIHGRVLDKLYPHHLWVLVVSVLVALVLALAAAVAVLSAGRHGGDPAVPVAPVLACPDGWVGYRNVCYYFSRDQGSWEWSQEQCSSRGASLAVLRREWEMEFLLHLKGNIDYWIGLRRRGERLEWVDGSSFNQTIPVVGKEPCLFLNDHDFMSARCSQPWPYLCSKPQELMGTT